Proteins from one Terriglobus tenax genomic window:
- a CDS encoding Glu/Leu/Phe/Val family dehydrogenase, producing MQVNDILTLEQETNPWAAQEARFNEAAEKLGLEEGLQKVLRQPNREIIVHFPVLMDNGKIEVFTGYRVQHSVARGPGKGGIRYSPDVNLDEVRALASWMTWKCAVVNIPFGGAKGGVICDPRKMSQGELERMTRRFTAELIDFIGPEKDVPAPDMNTNEQTMAWIMDTYSMHMRQTVTSVVTGKPVNIGGSKGRTAATGRGLAVVCDEALKHLGIEQKGCQVIVQGFGNVGSNAARLLHERGYHVIGIAEHDGGLYNAGGIDIPALLKYKQHAGTVVGFPEAEAVNPSTLLEYKTDILLPAATENVITSRNAERLQCRILCEGANGPTTPIADEILSDKKIFVIPDIMANAGGVTTSYFEWVQDRMGFFWTEEEVNTRLDKTMADSFADVVRYAQQHNVNNRIAAYMLAIDRVAYNIRQRGIYA from the coding sequence ATGCAGGTGAACGACATTTTGACGCTGGAACAGGAAACCAATCCCTGGGCTGCGCAGGAAGCCCGCTTCAATGAAGCGGCTGAAAAACTTGGTCTCGAGGAAGGTTTGCAGAAGGTTCTGCGCCAGCCCAATCGCGAGATCATCGTCCATTTCCCCGTTTTGATGGACAACGGAAAGATCGAAGTCTTTACCGGCTACCGTGTACAACACTCGGTGGCCCGCGGCCCGGGCAAGGGCGGCATCCGCTACTCCCCCGACGTCAACCTGGACGAAGTGCGCGCCCTGGCCAGCTGGATGACCTGGAAGTGTGCGGTCGTCAACATTCCCTTCGGCGGAGCCAAGGGCGGCGTTATCTGCGACCCCCGCAAGATGAGCCAGGGGGAACTGGAGCGCATGACCCGGCGCTTTACCGCCGAACTGATTGATTTCATTGGCCCGGAGAAAGACGTCCCGGCCCCCGACATGAATACCAACGAGCAGACGATGGCCTGGATCATGGATACCTACTCCATGCACATGCGCCAGACCGTCACCTCCGTGGTCACCGGCAAGCCGGTCAACATCGGCGGCTCCAAGGGGCGCACGGCCGCTACCGGACGTGGCCTGGCCGTAGTCTGTGATGAGGCGCTCAAGCACCTCGGCATTGAGCAGAAGGGCTGCCAGGTCATCGTGCAGGGCTTCGGCAACGTCGGCTCCAACGCTGCCCGCCTGCTGCACGAGCGCGGCTACCACGTCATCGGCATCGCCGAGCATGATGGCGGGCTGTACAACGCCGGCGGCATCGATATCCCGGCCCTGCTGAAGTACAAGCAGCACGCCGGAACCGTCGTCGGCTTCCCGGAAGCCGAAGCGGTCAACCCTTCCACCCTGTTGGAATACAAGACGGACATTCTGCTGCCCGCGGCGACGGAAAACGTCATCACCAGCCGCAACGCCGAACGCCTGCAGTGCCGCATCCTCTGCGAAGGCGCCAACGGACCCACCACTCCCATCGCCGACGAAATCCTGTCCGACAAAAAGATCTTTGTCATTCCGGACATCATGGCCAACGCCGGCGGCGTGACCACCAGCTACTTCGAGTGGGTACAGGACCGTATGGGCTTCTTCTGGACCGAGGAAGAGGTAAACACCCGTCTGGACAAAACCATGGCCGACAGCTTTGCCGACGTCGTCCGCTACGCCCAGCAGCACAACGTCAACAACCGCATCGCGGCCTACATGCTGGCCATCGATCGTGTCGCCTACAACATCCGCCAGCGCGGCATCTACGCGTAA
- a CDS encoding AI-2E family transporter, with translation MAEPPIINPPKDRAREIRGYILFTFMVMLAIYLAWRLIHELEILYVSAIFAVVLTPVVRSIMHWRIRTWHPGRGLSVVFLMVGIVGGLTLLFWLGLPPVISDLKEFATDLPARIPPALAKIKHLPMADKLGVDAVTSHVEQALSATASYIVATLPKWIGSVADIFMAIILTVYFILEGDTVYRYFLSMVPGIYRTRLDMTLQKAELRVSRWLIGQLSLMAIQGIYSVIVFWALHVRYFMLLGVLMGITNIIPVAGNLITIVIVFCVAAVDSWTKAFIVLAFYLLYSQVENAWLTPRIMKSSVDLMGITVLVALLCGTAVAGIVGALVAVPTAALVAVIADEYLVRGD, from the coding sequence TTGGCTGAACCGCCGATTATCAACCCACCCAAAGACCGTGCCCGCGAGATTCGCGGCTATATCCTGTTCACCTTCATGGTTATGCTGGCCATCTACCTGGCCTGGCGGCTCATCCATGAACTGGAGATCCTCTACGTCTCGGCCATCTTTGCCGTGGTGCTTACCCCGGTTGTGCGCAGCATTATGCACTGGCGCATCCGCACCTGGCATCCGGGCAGGGGGTTGTCGGTCGTCTTCCTGATGGTGGGCATCGTCGGTGGCCTCACCCTGCTCTTCTGGCTGGGTCTGCCGCCGGTCATCTCCGATTTGAAAGAGTTTGCCACCGACCTGCCTGCGCGCATTCCCCCGGCGCTCGCCAAAATCAAACATCTGCCCATGGCCGACAAACTGGGCGTCGATGCCGTCACCTCGCATGTCGAGCAGGCTCTCTCCGCCACCGCAAGCTACATCGTCGCCACTCTACCGAAGTGGATCGGCAGCGTCGCCGACATCTTCATGGCGATCATCCTGACCGTCTACTTCATCCTGGAAGGCGACACCGTCTACCGCTACTTCCTGTCCATGGTCCCAGGCATCTATCGCACACGGCTGGACATGACCCTGCAGAAGGCCGAACTTCGCGTCAGCCGCTGGCTCATTGGCCAGCTTTCGCTCATGGCGATCCAGGGCATCTACAGCGTGATCGTCTTCTGGGCGCTGCATGTGCGCTACTTCATGCTGCTGGGCGTGCTGATGGGCATCACCAACATCATCCCGGTAGCCGGCAACCTCATCACCATCGTCATCGTCTTCTGCGTCGCCGCGGTGGACTCCTGGACCAAGGCCTTCATCGTCCTCGCCTTCTACCTGCTCTACTCGCAGGTAGAGAACGCCTGGCTTACCCCGCGCATCATGAAGTCCTCGGTCGACCTGATGGGCATCACCGTCCTGGTCGCCCTGCTCTGCGGCACCGCCGTCGCCGGCATTGTCGGCGCTCTGGTCGCCGTACCCACCGCCGCCCTGGTTGCCGTCATCGCGGATGAATATCTGGTCCGGGGAGATTGA
- a CDS encoding shikimate kinase, with protein sequence MVTVDSSSKPATSTPPQIAPSTERVVLTGYMGAGKSTVGRALAAELGWEFVDLDHFLEARHSATIADLFTQHGEPAFRQFETRALAAALGRKNIVLALGGGAIESLANRLLIEQKPNTLTVFLDAPFGVLFDRCVLQPDAAIRPVLKDPNAAEARFKSRHPHYRRAAQLTVDTEPLTPAETVARLIEELRTR encoded by the coding sequence ATGGTGACCGTCGACAGCTCATCCAAACCCGCAACCTCCACCCCGCCGCAGATTGCCCCCTCCACCGAACGCGTGGTGTTGACCGGCTACATGGGCGCGGGCAAATCGACGGTGGGCCGTGCCCTGGCCGCGGAGCTTGGCTGGGAGTTCGTGGACCTGGATCACTTTCTGGAGGCACGCCACAGCGCCACCATTGCCGACCTGTTCACCCAGCACGGCGAACCGGCCTTCCGCCAGTTTGAGACCCGCGCCCTGGCCGCCGCTCTGGGCCGCAAAAACATCGTCCTGGCCCTGGGCGGCGGCGCCATCGAGTCGCTGGCCAACCGCCTGCTCATCGAGCAGAAGCCCAATACGCTGACCGTCTTCCTGGATGCTCCCTTCGGCGTTCTCTTCGACCGGTGCGTTCTGCAGCCGGACGCGGCCATCCGCCCCGTGCTGAAGGATCCCAACGCCGCCGAAGCCCGCTTCAAGAGCCGTCATCCGCACTACCGCCGCGCCGCCCAACTCACCGTCGACACGGAGCCGCTGACCCCGGCCGAGACAGTCGCCCGGCTGATCGAAGAACTCCGCACCCGCTAA
- a CDS encoding aspartate ammonia-lyase, with amino-acid sequence MKTRTEKDSLGPIELPADALYGAQTARAIRNFPISGMRAHPALIRAIAAIKLAAAEANRDLETVSAERANAIVKAAQEVLDGKHHDQFVVDVFQAGAGVSFHMNTNEVLANRANQILGAKLGSYEKVHPNDHVNYGQSTNDVFPTAMRLSALLALEDLFPVLKSLAATFAKKAAEFDHVLKSGRTHMQDATPIRLGQEFAAYGLAISNCCRTITRTSASLRELGLGGSAVGTGINTHPNYRALAIQNLSTITRQPLAPSPDMRYAMQSCAPMADLSASLRTLALELIRISNDLRLLSSGPNTGFNEIQLPALQPGSSIMPGKVNPVLAELTAMVAFQVIGNDTAIGYAVQAGQLELNVMMPTITYNTLQSIQILTNTLREFDQRCIAGITANEDRCAFYAESTVSLATALNPYIGYAKAAELVKESIATGKGILSLAREKELLTDEQITEILDPKKMTEPRETI; translated from the coding sequence ATGAAGACCCGCACCGAAAAAGACTCCCTCGGCCCCATCGAACTCCCCGCCGACGCGCTATACGGCGCACAGACGGCCCGCGCCATCCGCAACTTCCCCATCAGCGGCATGCGCGCACATCCGGCGCTGATCCGCGCCATCGCGGCCATCAAACTCGCCGCGGCCGAAGCCAATCGCGACCTCGAAACCGTCTCCGCCGAGCGAGCCAACGCCATCGTCAAGGCCGCGCAGGAGGTCCTCGACGGCAAACACCACGACCAGTTCGTCGTGGACGTCTTCCAGGCCGGAGCCGGTGTCAGCTTCCACATGAACACCAACGAGGTGCTGGCCAACCGCGCCAACCAGATCCTCGGTGCAAAGCTGGGTTCGTACGAGAAGGTCCACCCCAACGACCACGTCAACTACGGCCAGTCCACCAACGACGTCTTTCCCACGGCCATGCGCCTCTCTGCGCTGCTGGCACTCGAAGACCTTTTCCCGGTGCTCAAGTCTCTCGCCGCCACCTTCGCGAAAAAGGCCGCCGAGTTCGACCACGTCCTCAAGTCCGGCCGCACCCACATGCAGGACGCCACACCCATCCGCCTGGGGCAGGAGTTCGCAGCGTATGGCCTTGCGATCTCCAACTGCTGCCGCACCATCACCCGCACCAGCGCCAGCCTGCGCGAGCTCGGCCTCGGCGGCTCAGCCGTCGGCACCGGCATCAACACGCACCCCAACTACCGCGCGCTGGCCATCCAGAACCTTTCGACCATCACCAGGCAGCCGCTCGCGCCATCACCGGATATGCGCTACGCCATGCAGAGCTGCGCCCCGATGGCCGACCTCTCCGCCAGCCTGCGCACGCTGGCGCTGGAACTCATCCGCATCAGCAATGACCTCCGACTTCTCTCCAGCGGCCCCAATACCGGCTTCAACGAGATTCAGCTCCCCGCCCTGCAGCCGGGCTCTAGCATCATGCCCGGCAAGGTCAACCCCGTCCTCGCCGAGCTCACCGCCATGGTCGCCTTCCAGGTCATCGGCAATGACACCGCCATCGGCTACGCCGTGCAGGCCGGCCAGCTTGAACTGAATGTGATGATGCCCACCATCACCTACAACACCCTGCAGTCCATCCAGATCCTCACCAACACACTCCGCGAGTTTGACCAGCGCTGCATCGCCGGCATTACCGCCAACGAAGACCGCTGCGCCTTCTATGCCGAGAGCACCGTCTCGCTCGCCACCGCGCTGAACCCCTATATCGGCTACGCCAAGGCAGCGGAGCTTGTGAAGGAATCCATCGCCACCGGCAAAGGCATCCTCTCCCTCGCACGAGAGAAAGAACTCCTCACCGACGAGCAGATTACGGAGATTCTTGACCCAAAGAAGATGACCGAGCCGAGAGAGACGATCTAA
- a CDS encoding DUF3224 domain-containing protein, protein MRKLLLLVALSLFPTFLQGQAMTHAKGSFDVNVAPTGHNPDASITSMSIDKNIHGDLEATTKGEMLSAGDPKAGTAGYVAMERVTGKLNGRVGSFALMHFATMSGGKQEMKIIVVPGSGTNDLSGIYGTFTITIDASGKHTYDFEYAFATK, encoded by the coding sequence ATGCGTAAACTCCTCCTCCTCGTTGCCCTGTCACTCTTCCCCACCTTTCTCCAGGGACAAGCCATGACCCACGCCAAAGGATCCTTCGACGTCAACGTCGCGCCCACCGGTCATAACCCCGACGCGAGCATCACCTCCATGTCGATCGACAAGAACATCCACGGCGACCTGGAGGCCACCACCAAGGGAGAGATGCTCTCCGCCGGCGACCCGAAGGCCGGCACCGCCGGCTACGTCGCCATGGAACGCGTTACCGGCAAACTGAACGGCCGCGTCGGCAGCTTCGCCCTGATGCACTTCGCCACCATGTCCGGCGGCAAACAGGAGATGAAGATCATCGTCGTCCCCGGCTCCGGCACCAACGACCTCTCCGGCATCTACGGTACCTTCACCATCACCATCGACGCCAGCGGCAAGCACACCTACGACTTCGAGTACGCCTTCGCGACGAAGTAG
- a CDS encoding fumarate hydratase: MATIKQEDLIQSVADALQYISYYHPVDYITNLARAYELEQSVAAKDAMAQILINSRMCAEGHRPICQDTGIVTVFLKIGMDVKWAGPNGSSATMDVQSMCDEGVRRAYNDADNKLRASVLADPAFSRKNTKDNTPAVVNIELVQGDGIDVIVAAKGGGSEAKSKFAMLNPSDSIVDWVIKTVPQMGAGWCPPGMLGIGIGGTAEKAMLLAKQALMEPIDMQELIARGPANKLEEMRIELYQKVNALGIGAQGLGGLTTVLDIKILDYPTHAANLPVAMIPNCAATRHAHFHLDGSGPAHIDPPSLEDWPELTYSPANARRVDLDTVTREDVLDWKPGEVLLLNGKLLTGRDAAHKRMIDMLNKGEKLPVDFTGRFIYYVGPVDPVREEVVGPAGPTTATRMDKFTRQMLEQTGLLGMVGKSERGPAAIEAIRDNKAVYLMAVGGAAYLVSKAIKASKVLAFEDLGMEAIYEFTVKDMPVTVAVDSNGVSVHETGPAEWKARIAGTFGGVPILQ; this comes from the coding sequence ATGGCCACGATCAAACAGGAAGACCTCATCCAGAGCGTTGCGGACGCGCTGCAGTACATCAGCTACTACCATCCGGTGGACTACATCACCAACCTCGCTCGCGCCTATGAGCTGGAGCAGAGCGTCGCCGCCAAAGACGCGATGGCCCAGATCCTGATCAATAGCCGCATGTGCGCCGAGGGCCACCGGCCCATCTGCCAGGACACCGGTATCGTCACCGTCTTCCTCAAGATCGGCATGGACGTGAAGTGGGCGGGGCCGAACGGTTCCAGCGCGACCATGGATGTGCAGTCCATGTGCGATGAAGGTGTTCGCCGGGCTTATAACGATGCAGACAACAAGCTGCGCGCCAGCGTGCTGGCCGACCCGGCGTTCAGCCGCAAGAACACCAAAGACAATACACCCGCCGTCGTTAACATCGAGCTGGTGCAGGGCGATGGCATCGATGTCATCGTCGCGGCCAAGGGGGGCGGCAGCGAGGCGAAGAGCAAGTTTGCGATGCTGAACCCGTCGGACTCGATTGTGGACTGGGTCATCAAGACCGTGCCGCAGATGGGCGCTGGCTGGTGCCCGCCGGGCATGCTGGGGATTGGCATTGGAGGCACGGCAGAAAAGGCAATGCTTCTGGCGAAGCAGGCCCTGATGGAACCCATCGACATGCAGGAGCTGATCGCGCGCGGGCCTGCGAACAAGCTGGAAGAGATGCGCATCGAGCTCTACCAGAAGGTGAACGCCCTCGGCATCGGAGCGCAGGGCCTGGGCGGCTTGACCACCGTACTCGACATCAAGATTCTGGACTACCCGACGCATGCGGCTAACCTGCCGGTGGCGATGATTCCCAACTGTGCGGCGACGCGCCATGCGCACTTTCACCTGGATGGCAGCGGTCCGGCGCATATCGATCCGCCGTCGCTGGAAGACTGGCCGGAGCTGACCTATTCCCCCGCGAATGCGCGGCGTGTGGACCTGGACACGGTGACTCGCGAGGACGTGCTGGACTGGAAGCCGGGCGAGGTGCTGCTGCTGAACGGCAAGCTGCTGACCGGCCGCGATGCGGCGCACAAGCGGATGATCGACATGCTGAACAAGGGGGAGAAGCTCCCGGTGGACTTTACGGGACGCTTTATCTACTACGTCGGGCCGGTGGATCCGGTGCGGGAAGAGGTGGTTGGCCCGGCTGGTCCCACCACCGCGACGCGTATGGACAAGTTCACGCGCCAGATGCTGGAGCAGACGGGCCTGCTGGGCATGGTGGGCAAGAGCGAGCGCGGACCGGCGGCGATTGAAGCCATCCGCGACAACAAGGCCGTCTACCTGATGGCTGTGGGCGGCGCGGCGTATCTCGTCTCCAAGGCGATCAAGGCATCGAAGGTGCTGGCGTTTGAAGACCTGGGCATGGAAGCTATCTACGAGTTCACGGTGAAGGATATGCCGGTCACGGTGGCGGTGGATTCGAACGGCGTCAGCGTGCATGAGACGGGGCCGGCGGAGTGGAAGGCGCGGATCGCGGGAACGTTTGGGGGAGTGCCGATTCTACAGTAA
- a CDS encoding acyltransferase family protein produces the protein MLISMTSPQQSLPIGKSGPSRLSVTGSVFLDLLRFSAAVVVAIGHFSDGYATRWPNLEGSAADAVSVFFVLSGFVIRMITVGGRVSARQYTVDRVSRIYSVLIPSMLFSLLVTALVQAFPGHSLLEMHYTLADAAKQIFANLTLSSQIWGMDIPVGFNQVFWSLGYECAYYVLFGVAIFIRGWKRVVALVLLCLFYGPPILSLLPLWLLGCALYEAYQYLRNRPNPIRTLTLIYAVMGVAALVLLLAAMHFRSLLHSPALHAQLHHLRSYLPAHLHLLRRSRPRFYYVGVPAAFVMLYGLLLCDRIRLDKNDAIVRTIRTIADGTFALYLIHPALFALAGAYIPYDRSSNLQACLVLFVSIVLGVAAEAPMNWIKQRMRERLLPQRGKPVLNQT, from the coding sequence ATGCTGATTTCGATGACCTCTCCCCAACAGTCATTACCCATTGGAAAATCAGGGCCGAGCCGGCTCTCCGTAACCGGCTCGGTCTTTCTGGACCTTCTTCGCTTCAGCGCGGCTGTTGTTGTGGCCATCGGCCACTTCTCCGACGGCTATGCCACCCGCTGGCCCAACCTTGAGGGCTCCGCGGCCGATGCGGTCTCGGTCTTCTTTGTTCTCTCAGGCTTTGTCATCCGTATGATCACCGTGGGTGGCCGCGTCAGCGCGCGGCAATACACCGTAGACCGAGTCTCTCGCATCTACTCCGTACTTATTCCCTCCATGCTCTTCTCGCTGCTTGTAACCGCACTGGTACAGGCATTTCCGGGCCACTCGCTGCTTGAGATGCACTACACGCTTGCTGATGCGGCCAAACAGATCTTCGCCAACCTGACACTCAGCTCGCAGATCTGGGGCATGGATATCCCCGTAGGTTTCAACCAGGTCTTCTGGTCACTGGGCTATGAGTGCGCCTACTACGTTCTGTTCGGCGTCGCCATCTTCATACGCGGATGGAAGCGCGTGGTAGCGCTCGTCCTGCTCTGCCTCTTCTATGGCCCGCCGATTCTCTCTCTGCTGCCGCTTTGGTTACTGGGATGCGCGCTTTATGAGGCCTATCAGTACCTTCGCAACCGTCCTAACCCGATCAGAACACTCACCCTCATCTATGCCGTGATGGGAGTTGCCGCTCTGGTTCTGCTCCTGGCGGCAATGCACTTCCGCAGCCTGCTGCATTCGCCCGCACTGCATGCACAGTTGCATCACTTGCGGTCGTATCTGCCCGCCCATCTTCACCTGCTGCGCCGCTCTAGGCCACGCTTCTACTATGTGGGCGTTCCAGCAGCATTTGTCATGCTGTATGGGCTCCTCTTGTGCGACCGCATCCGCCTAGACAAGAACGATGCCATCGTTCGCACCATCCGCACCATAGCCGACGGCACCTTTGCTCTTTACCTGATCCACCCCGCCCTGTTTGCGTTGGCCGGGGCGTACATTCCCTATGACCGCTCCAGCAACCTGCAGGCCTGCCTCGTGTTGTTTGTAAGCATCGTCCTCGGCGTCGCCGCAGAAGCACCCATGAACTGGATCAAACAGAGAATGCGCGAACGGCTGCTTCCGCAAAGAGGCAAACCTGTGCTCAACCAAACGTAA
- a CDS encoding nitroreductase family protein, whose product MPDLEHIKHGPAETGVEEIILKRWSPRAFSDKPIAPADLKKIFTAAGWAASSYGEEPWRFIVGIKGDSTYDKILSVLVEFNQGWAKSAPVLYLSAGKKTFTANGQPDYYSLHDTGAASTTAALQAIALGIHSHGMGGFDHKKAREVFNIPEDFDIGAVWALGYLGDPETLQGGMKQQELSPRKRKPLESYVFTEWDKPAQF is encoded by the coding sequence ATGCCCGATCTGGAACACATCAAGCATGGCCCGGCGGAGACCGGCGTCGAAGAGATCATCCTCAAGCGCTGGAGTCCCCGCGCCTTCTCAGACAAGCCCATCGCGCCCGCTGATCTGAAAAAGATCTTCACCGCCGCCGGCTGGGCCGCAAGCTCCTACGGCGAAGAGCCCTGGCGCTTTATCGTCGGCATCAAGGGCGACAGCACCTACGACAAAATCCTGTCCGTACTCGTGGAGTTCAATCAGGGCTGGGCCAAGTCCGCCCCCGTGCTCTACCTCTCCGCGGGGAAGAAGACCTTCACCGCCAACGGACAGCCCGACTACTACAGCCTGCACGATACCGGCGCCGCCTCCACCACCGCCGCGCTGCAGGCCATCGCCCTCGGCATCCACAGCCACGGCATGGGCGGCTTCGACCACAAAAAAGCACGCGAGGTCTTCAATATCCCGGAAGATTTCGACATCGGCGCCGTCTGGGCCCTCGGCTACCTCGGCGACCCCGAAACACTGCAGGGCGGCATGAAGCAGCAGGAACTCTCCCCGCGCAAACGCAAGCCGCTCGAAAGCTACGTCTTCACTGAGTGGGACAAACCCGCACAGTTCTAA
- a CDS encoding YpdA family putative bacillithiol disulfide reductase encodes MSAIETFDVLVIGAGPTGMACAIEAQRAGLKAVMVDKGCLCNSLFHYPAHMTFFTTPELLEIGDMPFSSPNQKPTRSEALEYYRKVAEHYRLDVRQYERVEKVAGMDGAFVIHTEDRFGRKVEHHAKKIVVATGYYDLPNYLGLPGEELPKVQHYYNEPHPFFGLDVLVIGGKNSAAIAALDLWRHGARVTLVHRGPEMHKHVKYWILPDINNRIKNGEIAAHFSTVVKEITEDAVTLTTPEGEVTIANHFVFALTGYRPDFEFLEELGVKLDAENDRCPVCDPESLESNVAGIYLAGVIVAGERTNEVFIENGRFHGVQIARDLKKKLS; translated from the coding sequence ATGAGCGCGATCGAAACTTTCGATGTTCTGGTGATTGGCGCGGGGCCAACGGGTATGGCATGTGCGATTGAAGCGCAGCGCGCGGGCCTGAAGGCCGTGATGGTGGATAAGGGCTGCCTGTGCAACTCGCTGTTTCACTATCCGGCGCACATGACGTTTTTTACGACGCCCGAACTGCTGGAGATTGGCGACATGCCCTTCAGCTCGCCGAACCAGAAGCCGACGCGCAGCGAGGCGCTGGAGTACTACCGCAAGGTGGCCGAGCACTACAGGCTGGATGTGCGGCAGTATGAGCGTGTGGAGAAGGTTGCGGGCATGGATGGCGCGTTTGTTATCCATACCGAAGACCGCTTCGGCCGTAAGGTTGAGCACCACGCGAAGAAGATTGTTGTCGCGACCGGCTATTACGATCTGCCGAACTATCTTGGCTTGCCGGGTGAGGAGCTGCCGAAGGTGCAGCACTACTACAACGAGCCGCATCCGTTCTTTGGTCTGGATGTGCTGGTGATCGGGGGCAAGAATTCGGCTGCGATTGCGGCGCTGGACCTGTGGCGGCACGGAGCTCGCGTGACCCTTGTGCATCGCGGGCCGGAGATGCACAAGCATGTGAAGTACTGGATTCTGCCGGACATCAACAACCGCATCAAGAATGGTGAGATTGCGGCGCACTTCTCGACCGTGGTGAAAGAAATTACGGAAGACGCGGTGACGCTGACCACGCCTGAGGGCGAGGTGACGATTGCGAATCACTTTGTCTTTGCGTTGACCGGATACCGGCCCGACTTTGAGTTTTTGGAAGAGTTGGGTGTAAAGCTGGATGCGGAGAATGATCGCTGCCCGGTGTGCGATCCGGAGTCGCTGGAGTCTAACGTAGCAGGCATCTATCTTGCCGGGGTGATTGTGGCGGGGGAGCGTACCAACGAGGTGTTCATTGAAAATGGGCGCTTCCACGGTGTGCAGATCGCGCGCGACCTGAAGAAGAAGCTCTCCTGA